A window of the Salvelinus alpinus unplaced genomic scaffold, SLU_Salpinus.1 scaffold_43, whole genome shotgun sequence genome harbors these coding sequences:
- the LOC139567089 gene encoding zinc finger protein 180-like isoform X1, whose product MSSLNYSPPVKEEEVCWTEKEALGLNIVVKEEEEEEDITVKQELEGEAVTVKEEEKDVSVKEEEDVSVKEEEDVFRVIEEEGVTVKEEAAVFGVKKEGEITVTLKDEEEEIGDLINTRERRDYHGSSGEPQQHHDAEEAEKSLSTSEHLKKHQQRPTGTKPHCCSDCGKRFNTSSDLKIHQRIHTGEKPYSCDQCGKSFTLLQTLKSHQRTHTGEKPYDCYQCGKSFTQLSSLIVHQRGHTGEKPYSCTQCGKSFTTSSYLTTHQRTHTGEKPYGCDQCEKSFTHLNSMISHQRGHTGEKPYTCDQCGKSFTTSNYLTIHQRTHTGEKPFGCDHCGKSFIRLQTLKSHQRIHTGEKPCGCDQCGKRYSDKRSLIKHQKIHEGVVS is encoded by the exons atGAGCTCTCTAAACTACTCCCCTCCTGTTAaagaagaggaggtctgctggacggagaaagaagctctggggctgaacattgtcgtgaaagaggaggaggaagaagaggatatcacagtaaaacaagaattagagggtgaggctgttacagtgaaagaagaagagaaagacgtttcagtgaaagaagaggaagacgtttcagtgaaagaagaggaagacgttttcagagtgatagaggaggagggtgttacagtaaaagaagaggctgcagtttttggagtgaagaaggaaggggagattactgtcacattgaaagatgaagaggaggagataggagatctgattaacacca gagagagacgggactatcatggatcctctggggagcctcaacaacatcatgatgctgaagaggcagagaaaagtctctccacatcagaacacctcaagaaacaccagcagagacccacagggacgaaacctcactgctgctctgactgtgggaaaagatTCAACACTTCATCAGACCTTAAAATACATCAAAgaattcacactggagagaaaccttacagctgtgatcaatgtgggaagagttttactctgcTACAAACCCTgaaatcacaccagagaacacacacaggagagaaaccttatgactgttatcaatgtgggaagagttttactcagctaagcagCCTGATAGTACACCAGCGGGgacatacaggagagaaaccttatagctgtactcaatgtgggaagagttttactacatctagctatctaactacacaccagagaacacacactggagagaaaccttatggctgtgatcaatgtgagaaGAGTTTTACTCATCTTAACAGCATGATATCACACCAGcggggacacacaggagagaaaccttatacctgtgatcaatgtgggaagagttttactacatctaactatctaactatacaccagagaacacacactggagagaaaccttttggCTGTGATcattgtgggaagagttttattcgGCTACAAACCCTgaaatcacaccagagaatacacactggagagaaaccttgtggctgtgatcaatgtgggaagagatactctgataaaagatctctgattaaacatcagaaaatacatgaaggagttgtttcatga